AACCGGCGGCACGAGCGGATTCAGGTCGACAAGGCCATCGACGCAACGATCGTTGGGCAGAAGATTGGTACCGTGCCTACGCGGCTTGCCCTTGCGTCGATTGGCGCAAATCGGTGAAAGTCAATAGTCGCCCCTGAAAAATGGCATTAACTGGCTGAAATCACTGGACAAAATATCGTTTTCGTGCTGGTTCTTTTCACCGGGAATAAGGCATATCAACGCACGAAACCTGCGATTCGACGGGCTCACCACGTCCTGAGGTTCTCGAAGAACGGTGGGACGATTCCTAGGACGATTCTTGACGATTCTTGGACGATTCTTGGGACAAGATACAGAACTCGTCGAACCGAACCGCCGGGCTACGACGAACGCGTGTTTCGCCGCGACGAACGACGGCTTGAACGCGTAGCATTCCTTGACGGGCTTCCGGCTGCACCGCGAGTGGCGACGGCGGCACACGCAACGGCCCGCGCGCTGCCCCTGCGGCACGGACGTCGTGGCGACAGCCCGCGCGCTGCCCCTTGCGGCACGGACGTCGTGGCGACAGCCCGCGCGCTGTCGCTTGCGGCACTGACATCGCAACGCGCACGGGCGCTTGTGGCACTGATGTCGCAACGCGCACGTTCGCTCGCGGCACGGATGCCGCAATAGAGATCCCGTAGCGCGGCGCGGCGATTTCCGCTTGAATCGCGGCTCCACGTTTTTCGCGCGCAGGATCGCCTTTGGCCGACGCCGCCCGACCCCGATACACCCTCGAAGCGGCCCTCGCGTTCGTCCTGTTCGCGTGCGCGGGCCTCGCGATCATCTGGGCCACACGCACGCACCTCGTCGTCGGCTGCGAATCGGACGGCCACTACATCATGGCCGGGTACGTGCGTTGCGGGGAGATGGGCCTGTACGTGCAGATGGGCAAGGGCACGTGGCCGTGGCTGTATCCGTTTGTCGTCGGCCATCTCGCGGGAATCATCGGCGCGGCCACGTACTGGGTCGGCAAGTTCGTGACGCTCGCGGCGGGGGCGGGGATCGTGGCGCTCGTCGCACACGCCGCGTCGCGCGAGATTCCCGGTCGCGCGCGGTGGATCGCGCCCGTCGTCGTCGCCGCCAATCCGCAGTTCCTGATGTATTCGACGCTCGCGTCCACCGACGTCTTCGCGGCGCTGTTCGTGGCGCTCGGGCTGTGGTTCGGCGCGCGCGCGGCGGCGCACGACGGCGGCCCGCGCGACGCGGCGCTCGCGGGAGCGGCCTGGGCGATCGCGGGGCTCGCGCGCTACCAATACGTGCCGCCCGCGCCGTTCGCCCTCGCGGCGATCGCCTTGGCCGTTCCGAGCGTCCGCCGCCGTGGGCCGATGATGGCCGGCGCGTTCGCGCTGGCGTGGCTCGGTGTCTCGTCGATCGGTCTCGTCGGCGGATTTGCAAACCTGTCCGATGCGTTCGGTTGGTCGCAGGTGCTCGGGCGCGCGGAGAACATCCCCAACAGCGTGGGCGCGCTGGATTGGTCTTTGAATTCCGCATGGCGCGTGGTGAAGGCGTACGCGCTGGCCGTCGATTTCGTCGCGTGGCACGTGGCGTATTACCCGTTGCTCGGGCTCGTCGCGTTTAGCGTGGCGGCGCGGCGAAACGTCTGGCGGCTGCGTCAGCTCGCGGCGGTCGGCATTCCGCTCACGGCGTATTTCGTGGCCGTTGGGTGGTTCGTGTCGATGGACGGCAACACCGATCTGCGCCGCGTGTTCTTGCCCTTCATCCCCGCGACGGCGGTGGTTTTCGCGGCGGGGGCCGAGCGGGTATTGCGGTCTTCCGGCGCGCGGTTCGTCGGCTGGCTGCTCGTGCCCACGCTCGTCGCGTTTCACGTCAACGGCTTTTTTATCGAATACCCGCTTCTGCATGTCTGGCCCGAGGGGCACCCGGTGGCGGCGCGGCACGCGTGGACCGGCCAGTGTCTTGTGCGCAGCATTCAGTGCCCGGCGCCGACGGAGGAGATCGAGGAGGTTCGCATCGCGCGCGAGTTCGCCCGGCGTGAGCAACCCGGTTGTCGGCTCACGGTGACGAACTCGGTTCCGGCCTCGATTGAGCTGCCGCTCGCCTACGCGTGCCCGCCGGGCAGCCCGCCGTGCGAAAAGGACACCGGCCTCGACAACGCGGCGATGGGCAAGCTCGTCGAGCACTTCGCGTCGCGCGAGCCGGCGCGTTTCGTCCTCGAGTTTCCGCAAGAGGGGACGACGCGATTGACGCCTGGCGAGGCGATCGGATCGCGCGGACTATTCGAGCTGACCGAAAAGCCGCCGGTTCCCCCGGCGCGCGTGTTCGAGATCGATCCGCGCTGATTTTCCGGCCCCGCCCGCGCCATTTCGGCAACCGTTTCGACCTCGGGGACGAAGTCCCCAGCACGTTCGGATACTTGCGGGGAAAACCGAAGAATCGTTCTTAAGGGTTGTCGGTCAACACCTTGAAAAGGGGAGGAAATTTCTCGCTGAGCCTTCGTTCATTCTGGACCTCGAATATCCAAGGAATCCGTTTGAATCGTCGCTCAAATGCAACACTGGTGTTGCAAAAAAGCGACAGCGGCCGAAAATCAGCCGGAAACGGTTTTAGGAAGCCCATGTGGACAGGGTTCGTAAGGGCATGGAATCGCCCATGAATCCGGGATCGGCGGGCTGGACGATCAAACCAATCGGTATGGCACGCGGATTGCTCAGTCCCTTAAACCGTTGGATTTTGAATTTTCGGGATTTGCCTTTTTCGGGAGCGGTGGAGAGATGCGAATCGCAGGGGCTCGAATGAACGGGCAACACACGCTGAACGCCTCGGTGACCTGCCGCGGCGTTGGGCTTCACACGGGCTGCCCGGTGAATCTGACGGTTCACCCGGCGCCCCCCGATACCGGCATTCAGTTCGTCCGCACGGATCTGGAAGGCCGCCAGCGGGTCAAGGCGGGTCCCGAGACCGTCACGAGCACCAGCTTCGCGACGACCGTTTCGGGCCGCGGCTTTTTCATCTCCACGGTGGAGCACCTCATGTCGGCTCTTGTCGGCATGGGCATCGACAACGCCACGGTCGAAATTGACGCCGAGGAAGTGCCGATCATGGACGGCTCCGCCGCCCCGTTCGCGCACCTGTTCGCGGGCGTCGGACTCAAGACCCAGTCCAAGCTTCGCCGCTACATGATGATCACCAAGCCGGTCGTCATTCGCGAGGCCGACAAACACGTCGCGCTCTATCCCTACGACGGCTTCCGCGTCGAATACGAGATCGAATTCGACCACGCCTTCATCGGTCGCCAGTCGTACGCGATCGACTTGGACCCGGATGCGTATTTGCGCGAGGTCGCCCCGGCCCGTACGTTCGGGTTCCTCAACGAACTCGCGATGATGAAGGCCAACGGCTTCGCCGCCGGCGGCAGCCTGGACAACGCGATCGTGCTCGGCAACTTCAACGTCATCAACAAGGGCGGACTGCGTTACCCGGACGAGTTCGTTCGCCACAAGATTCTCGACGCGGTGGGCGATCTGTTCATGACGGGTCTGCCGGTGCTGGGACGCCTCGTGGCGTTTCGCAGCGGGCACGGCCTCAACAATCGCCTCGCGCGCCGCTTGATGACTGAAACCGGAAGCTGGCGCATCGCCGAATTCCCGAGCGAGCGTGAGCAATCCTTTGCCGCCGAGGTGGCCGTCGCGGCCTGGGCGCGCTGATCCTCCGAATTTCGCCGATCGACTGAATTTCGCCGATCAACAAGGCCCGCTCCGGCGGGCTTTGTTTTTTCGGAATTCCCGTTAGAACACCCGCCGTCCGGTAGAAACACCCGCGCCGCCGGCATCCGTCCGGCGGCGCGAGGTTTCAGGCCCGCGGGCGACGCCCGCGTTCTCGCTCAGAGCTTCTCGTACTCCACGATTCCCACGAAGATCGTCTCAGCGGCCTGCGCGGCGTAGGCGGCCTTGTAGTAACGTCCGGCCTGCCACTGCGACCACGCGTAGTCGAGCAGCGCGCTGGCCTTCTTGAACCAGAATCCGCTCTTGAAGGTCACGCCGCCGATGGTGATGTCTTCCGAGCCGTCGAGATCGCCGGGGTTCGGATCCCAGCCGGGGGCCGGCGTGATGAAGCGGTCGTAGGCCGCCTCTTCCATTCCGACCGCATCGACGAGCATGCCGTACGACGACCGCTTGAGCTGCGGGTTCTTGTCGGGTGCCATCGAGTAGTCGCCGGCCGCGGCCACGGCGGCAAAACAGAAGGTGAAGCCGAGCACGAAAGCCAGAACCGAAATCCGTTTCCACGACATGGGGTCCTCCGTGAAATCAGTGGTCATCCGCAACGCACGCCACTGACACTTTGCAACCCCGGTGCCAAAACGGATTTCGATGTCGCGGTTGAATTATTCGCTCAATAAAACAATGAGTTAACTTGCGTGACCCAGACGTGGCGCGTCCACAAATGGCACGAATCTCACATGGTCGGCATGTCGATTCGTAAGCGCGGGTTACCGATTCGGCATCAGGGTTCAGGCGCTCTCAATGACGCCCAGCTCCCGACCGACTCGCGCGAAAATGCCCTGCGCAAGGTCGAGATCGGCCCGCGTGTGGGCGGCGGTATTCATGACGCGAATGCGCGCCTTGCCGCGCGGCACCGTGGGAAAACCGATCGCCATGGCGAAGAGCCCTTCCTCAAAGAGCCGCGCCGAAAACTTCTGCGCGAGCGGCGCCTCGCCAAGCATGAGCGGCACGATCGGGGTCTGCGTGACGCCGGTGTCGAAGCCCAGTTTCGCGAATCCCGCTTTGAGGTATTCGGCGTTCGACCACAGGCGATCGACGAGATCGGAGGACGATTCGAGGATGTCCACCGCCGCGAGGCAAGCGGCGGTGTCGGCGGGAGTGGTGGCCGACGAGAACAGGAAGGGCCGCGCTTTCTGGCGGATGAAATCGACGATCCGCTTTTTTCCGGCGACCACGCCGCCCACGACGCCGAACGCCTTGGAGAGCGTGCCGACCTCGACGTCGAAGCGCCCCTGCAACCCGAAGTGATGCACGATGCCGCGCCCGCCACCCAGCACGCCCTCGCCGTGCGCGTCGTCCACCATCGCGACGCACCCGTACTTTTCGGCGATCGCGTGGTACCGGTCCAGCGGCGCGATGTCGCCGTCCATCGAGAACACGCCGTCGGAAATCAGCATCGTACGGCGGAACTGGCCGATGTTTTCACGGACGATCCGCTCGCAGTCCTCGGGGTCGTTGTGCTGGAACACGACGATTTTCGCGCGCGACAGCCGACAGCCGTCGATGATCGACGCGTGGTTGAGCTCGTCTGAGAAAATGCCGTCTTCCTTGCCGACCAGCGCGGGGATGACGGCCTGATTGGCGCAAAAACCCGACTGAACGAAGAGCGCGTCCTCGACGCCCTTGAAGGCCGCGAGGCGGCGCTCGACCTCGACGTGCAGCGCCTGCGTTCCGGCAATGGAACGCACCGCCGCCGGGCCGACGCCCCACGTGTCGACGGCGCGCTTGGCCGCGTCTTTCAGGCGCGCGTCGTTGGCGAGACCCAGGTAGTTGTTGGTGCAGAAGTTCAGCACGCGCCGGCCGTCCACCACCATCCAGCCGTCCGCGGCGCTGTCCATGGTGCGCAGACGAATCTTGAGCCCTTCTCCCGCCAAACGGTCCATCTCCTCGTCGATGAATGCGAATTTGTCGGCCACGACGGTCCCCCAAAAAAATGCAAATGCGCGCGGAACGAGCCGCGTTGCCCGGTCGCTTCTTAGCACATACAATGAGGCTGCGTCACGAAAATTCGCAAATCTCGCGCCCGATCCGCGCAAAGGAGAACGCCATGCGTTTACTCGCCGCGCTTTTCGTCGTCCTGCTGTTCGTCGCGGTTCCGGTCCATGCCGAGGAACTCGGCATCAAGTTCACCACCTCGAAGATGCAGCACCGTGTGAAGCCCGAGGAGATCGCCGAGCTGGAGCGGCGCATCCGCGAGGTCTATCCGGCGTGCGTGGACACGGTCGTGGCCTATATCGGCGACGAAGGCGCGCGCAAATACCTGAACACGGTGACGATCGCGATCCAGGACAATTTGGCGGATCAGGGACGTCACGGTCAAACGACGATGTGGAGATCGGGAACGCGAAAGGATCGACAGTCCATCACGCTGTTCGCGCAAATGTTTCTGACCGGGAAGCGGGACCTGAAGACCGTCGTGACGCACGAATTGCTGCATGTGGCGCTGGAATTCCACAACGATTTCGACGACCTCGTGGGAATGCCGACTTATGTAGGGGAAGGGCTCAGTTACCACGGCACGAACGACGTCATGGAAGCCCTGAAGACCGATCTGAACGGCTGGGATCCGGAACTGGATTTCGACGAGTTGATGAAGGAGAAGTCGGCCAAACGCTACCATTCGGCGCGAACCTTTGTGGAGTGCTTCGAGAGAGTGTACGGCGAAGCCGCACGAAAGAAACTGGTGTCGTCCATTTACGGCGGGACGAACTGGAGAGCCGCCATGGAATCGGCGAGCGGCGAGGCGAAATGGACGACCGTTCGCAAACGAACCCGCGTCTGTCGCGACGACCTTATTGGAGATCTTCTGGCGCAGGCGACCGGCTACCGGGAAATTCACAAGGCGTACGATGCGGAGCAATACGGTCGCGTGATCGAGTTGGCCGAGCAACAGAAGGCGGCGTCTCCGAGTTCGTTCTGGATGCAGTCCATCGCCGGAGATCATGCCTACGCGTTCGAACGGGAGTATCGCGTCGACGAAGCGCTGGCGTCGCTGGAGGACATTCGCACCGGGAAGTACGGCTATACGTCGATGGATGGCGGCGCGGCGTTCCAGACCATTCGGATGCTGGCCTCGGTCGGTCGATGCGACGAGGCGCGCGCGAAACGCACCGAGTTCGAACGGTTCTATCCCAACTTCTATCAGCAGAAATGGCGCAAGGAGCTCGACGACGAAATTTTGCATAACTGTCGCGAATCGGCGCAACGCCTTTACGAGGCGAAAAAACTCGCGCACGCAATACAATTCACCGAGGCGCGCGCGTTGGCCGAGGATGCGATGGTGAAACGCATCGAAGAAGACGGCGCGGAAAAGAGCGCGGGATGGAATCGGGACGCGCGGGCGCTGATCGCTTCCTGGCTCGCCGAAGAAGAAAAACTCGACGACGCGGCGAAGGCGTATGAGGCGGTGATCGCGGAATTTCGCGAGAAAGCGCCGAACGAGCGACGCGATCTGGCCAAGGTTCTCGTCGAGGCGGCGGACGTGGACGAGAAGCGGGCGAGCCTTCCGGCGGCGGAGGCGAAACTCGTCGAGGCGCTGACGCTTCAGCGCGCGGCGCTCGGTCCCTTCGACAAGACGATTCCCACGACCGAGGGCAAACTCGGATTGCTCTACGCGAAAATGGGCGAAGCCGAAAAAGCGCGCGAGCGCCTGAACAAGGCGCTGGAGGACATGATCGGGTCGAGCAAGGGGAAGAGCGCGCCGCGCGCCAAGGCGCATCTCGATCTCGCGGGATTCCTGAAGGATCAGGGCGACGCGGCAGGTGCGCTCGCGAACGCGAAAATCGCGCACGAGATTTATCAGGAGGTCTATCCCGCGGACCACGAGGATGCTGTTCGCGCTGCCGAGATTGTCGCGGAGTTGTCCCGGGAGTAGTCGTCGGACGGCATTCCCGTCGGCCGGTCCGCATTTCCGCCACGGTCCGTTTTTTCGCAGAGTCCATTCCGGGAGACGCAAAAAGAATTTATTATTCGCGATATGCTTCAGGAATGCCAGGAATGCGCCGACGAATCGTCATGACCTTCGCAAATTCTCGGAGGAGGGTTTTCGAGCATGGCCCGGTCGCGTTCATCCATGGAGGTCGCTTCCGTCGAGCCCGCGGGCTCACAGGACTCGCCGGACCGATGCTCGAATGACCCAGGGACGCGGTCCGGACAGGAAGCGCGCGCACGACGCCGATTCGGTGTCGCGGGGAAGATTGCGCTGCTGATCGGGATTCCGGCGCTGTTCTCGATCGCCTATCTGATCGCTCTCGGACATTTCTTTTTCTCCACGCGTTCGGCGCCGGAACACGCATACCTGGTGGGACATCTTGCGACCTTGTCGGTGAGATTGAATCACTGGTCGCATTGTGCCGAGGCCTCGCATTGCGGCAAAGGCGGGCAACTGAAAACCGCGATGGAGGAGTTCGACCGAGTTCTGCGCGCGCTTCGCGACGGCGGAATCGTGGAAGGCGAAGCGGTTTCCCGGTTGGCGCGGCCATACTGGGACCGAAACGAAGAGCTCGCGCGATTGTGGGATGAAGGCATTCGACCGAACCTGAACGCCATCGTCGGCAGTCCGACGGGGCGCCCGGGCGCGTACGATGCATCCGTGGCCGTGGAAGCGCGGCTGGACGATTTCGCCGATCGCGCCGACGCCCTCGCAAAATCGCTTCGGGGAAGAACCGCAAATGCCCGGGCGGTGCTCGGAACGCTCGCGGTCGCGTTCGCTTTCGCGAACGGGATTCTCGTTTTCCTCGGATTCCGTTACGCGTCGCGCCGGATCGTCGGACCCGTGCTGCAAACGGCCGCCGCGGCCCGGCGGGCGTCCGCGGGCGACTTCTCCGTCATCGTGACGAACCGAACGAACGACGAACTGTCCCATCTCGCCGACGCCTTCAATGCGATGACCAAGCACATCTCCGTGCTGCTGGATCGTCTCGAGCAACGGCGTCGGCATGCGGAAACGCTGTCGCAGAGTCTGCCGCTGGGCGTCGTCCTTCTCGACGAGAATCTGGCGGTCGTTCGTGCGAATGACACCTTTCGGGACCTTCTCGCGAACGAAACCGGCGCGGCCGCCGCGGACGCGCAACGGGCGATCGTGTCATCGGTCGACCTTTCCGCGAGCTTGAACGACGTTCTGGCCACCGGCGAATCGATGCGGGGCCGACGTTTCGATTGGCCAACGGCCGGGGGAGCCAAAGCCGTTCGCATGACCGCCGCGCGGGCGAATTTGTCCGGGGACGAGTCCGCCGCGTTGATCGTCGTGCTGGAGGATCTGACCGAAGAGGATGGCCTGAAGACGGCAGCGAGACTGGCCGACGAGGAGATGCGCCGGAGCGAGGCGAAGTATCAGCGGCTCGTCGAGGGGCTGCGCCAGAAGTACTTCTTTTATCGGCACGGCACGGACGGACGTTTCACCTACGTCAGCCCTTCCGTGGAGGATGTTCTCGGCTATTCGCCCGGCGAGTTCCTGGCCGACTTTCGGACCTTTCTGACGGACCACCCCGTCAACATCGAGGTGGAGCGTTTCACCGAGCGGAGCATCGCGGGAATCGGCCAGCCGCCGTACGTTCTGGAGATCCTGGCAAGGGAGGGCGGCCCGCGATGGCTGGAGGTCCTCGAGGTTCCCGTCTTTCGCGGCGACGGCGCCGTGGAGTGCGTCGAGGGGATCGCGCACGACATCACGGACGGACGGCGGGCCGAGGAAACGAAGTCGTTCAAACTGGAGGTCGAAGCCGCCATCTCGCGCGCGGCGAAGCGCTATCTGACGCAAACATCGCTCGATGGCGCGATCGACCGGACGTTGGAGGAGATCGGAACTCTTTGCGGCGCCGCGCGGGGAGGCCTGTACCGGTTCGATCTCGAAGACCGAACCATGAGCAATACGAACGAGTGGTGCGCGGAAGGGTTGTCGTCGCAAAAGGAACAATTGCAACGAATTCCGCTGGCGCGGTTTCCCCGGTCGCTGGAGCACATCTCACGGGGCGACTCCATCCATATCCCGGATGCGCGACAGACGGACGGAGACTTCGAGGATCTTCGGAGACTGATGCTGAAACTGAATGTCGACTCCGCCGTCGTTCTGCCGGTCCTCGTCGCCGGAAAGCTCTCGGGCGCGTTGGCGTTTTCGGGAGTTCCCCATGCGCGGTGCGGCGACTCTTCGAACATCGACATGCTCCTGCTGCTCGCGGAGGTTACGGGCATCGCCCTGGAGAACGAAGCGGCCAAGACCAGGGCTTCGAATTTGGAACACCAGCTCGTCCACTCCCAGAAAATGGAAGCGGTTGGAAGACTGGCGGGCGGCGTGGCGCACGATTTCAACAATCTGCTTCAGGTGATTCTCGGATTCGCGGAATTAATCCATTTGGCCCTCGATCCGAACAGCCCCATTCGCGACGATCTCAACGAGATCGTCCGAGCCGCGGAGACCGCGAAAAATCTGACGAAGCAGCTCCTGGCGTTTTCGAGAAAACAGATTCTGGAACCCCGTGTCCTCGACCTCGGCAAAACGGTGTCGAGTTCGCTGAAAATGCTCGGTCGCCTGATCGGGGAGGACATCGAGATCGCGTTCGTCGAGGTCCCCGACCTGTGGAAGACGGAGGCCGATCCGGCGCAGATCGATCAGATTCTGGCGAACCTCGCGATCAACGCGCGCGACGCCATGCCGACCGGCGGGCGGCTGACCATCGAGACATCCAACCACGTTTTCGACGAGGATTATTGTCGCGACCAACCCGACGTCAAACTCGGCGAATTCGTCGTGCTCGCGGTGAGCGACACGGGGATCGGCATGCCGCCGGAGGTGCGGGACCGGATTTTCGAGCCGTTTTTCACGACCAAGGAGCGCGGCAGGGGAACGGGGCTCGGACTGGCCTCGGTGTACGGCGTGGTCAAGCAGCACAACGGATTCGTCAACGTGTATTCGGAACCGGGGCGGGGAACGACATTCCGCATCTACTTCCCGCGATCGGAGAAGTGCGAGGCGACCGGAGAAATGGTCGAAGCGCAGCGCACGCTCGGGGGAAACGAAACCGTTCTGCTGGTCGAGGATCAGGACATGGTTCGCGGACTCGCGCGACGCATGCTGATGCAGGGCGGCTATCAGGTGCTCGACACGCAGAACGGGAGAGACGCGCTGGATCTGACCTCCGGATTCCATGGGACGATTCATCTTCTTCTGACCGATGTGGTCATGCCGGGCATGAGTGGGAAAGACCTCTATTCACATCTTTCCCGGCAGGTCCATGATCTGCGCGTCGTCTACATGTCCGGTTATACGGGAAATGCCATCGTTCATCACGGAGTGCTCGATCCGGGCATCGTCTTCGTGTCGAAACCGTTTTCGAAAAACGACCTGCTCAGCGCCGTTCGCACGGCGTTGGACAGAGACGTCGCTTCAGGATGATCCGACGCGCGCGCGCAATGCGCGTTCCAACGCGGCCGCGAAATCCGCGCCGAGTTCGCGCCGGATGAGCGCTTCGATCGACCCGACAAAATCGCGGTGCGCGCGCCCGGCGCGGTACTTCGGCTCGCGCGGCGGGTGGCGCAGGTAGCGCTCGATGAGCGAAACGTCCGGCGCGACGAGCAGCGACGCCGCGTAGTGCAGCACGCCCGACGCGCGGTGAATGCACGACCCGCCGATCTTGCGCCTGTCGATCACCAGATCCGAAATCCCCTCGGTGTCGACGCCCGGCACGCCGGCGTCCGCGAGCGCGCCGATCATCCATGCGGTGATCTTGGCGAACCAGCGCGGATTGTCGCCGATTCCGCTCACGGGCAGCGCGATGGCGACGGTGAGGTTGCCCGGATCGAGCACAACCGCGCAGCCGCCGCCCGGCCGTCGCACGATCTCGACGCCGTCCGCGCGGCACGCGTCGAGCTGAAGTTCGATGTCGGCGCGGCTCCCGCGGCCCAGCACCACGCGTACGCGATCCGGATTCCGCACCTGCACGCGCGCGAAGCCGTCCGAACGCGTCGCCGAGACGAGCGCGGCGTCGTCTGCATACGTCGCCATCTCAAATTCGGGAATCGTCATCGCGGCTGTTTGTAAACGGAATGCGGCAGTGGAGCAACAAAAACGGCGCCCCGCGGGGAGCGCCGTTGAGCGTTGTCAGGGTCGCGATCAGTTCACGATGACCTCGTACCCGTTCATCATGCCCGAGTGCGGCTTGCAGTAGTAGGTCCGCGTGCCCGCCGAGTTGAACGTGACCTCGGCGGTGCCGCCGTTCTTGGGAACCGTCTCGTCGAATTCGCCGTCAGGGTCTCCGGGCTCGCCGCTCGTCACGGTGTGGTTGACACCGTCCTGATTCGTCCAGCGCACCGTGTCGCCCACGTTGATGGTCACGGCGTCGGGGCTCATGTCGAAGCCGTCGATCGTCACCTCCACGATATTTCCGCCGGAGTCGTCGTCCGCGTCGTCATCGGCATCGTCGTCGGCATCGTCATCATCGTCGCTGTCGTCGTCGCCCGTATCGTCATCCGCCGCGTCGTCGTCCGACGCATCGTCGTCGGTATCGTCATCCAAGTCGTCGTC
This DNA window, taken from Deltaproteobacteria bacterium, encodes the following:
- a CDS encoding tetratricopeptide repeat protein → MRLLAALFVVLLFVAVPVHAEELGIKFTTSKMQHRVKPEEIAELERRIREVYPACVDTVVAYIGDEGARKYLNTVTIAIQDNLADQGRHGQTTMWRSGTRKDRQSITLFAQMFLTGKRDLKTVVTHELLHVALEFHNDFDDLVGMPTYVGEGLSYHGTNDVMEALKTDLNGWDPELDFDELMKEKSAKRYHSARTFVECFERVYGEAARKKLVSSIYGGTNWRAAMESASGEAKWTTVRKRTRVCRDDLIGDLLAQATGYREIHKAYDAEQYGRVIELAEQQKAASPSSFWMQSIAGDHAYAFEREYRVDEALASLEDIRTGKYGYTSMDGGAAFQTIRMLASVGRCDEARAKRTEFERFYPNFYQQKWRKELDDEILHNCRESAQRLYEAKKLAHAIQFTEARALAEDAMVKRIEEDGAEKSAGWNRDARALIASWLAEEEKLDDAAKAYEAVIAEFREKAPNERRDLAKVLVEAADVDEKRASLPAAEAKLVEALTLQRAALGPFDKTIPTTEGKLGLLYAKMGEAEKARERLNKALEDMIGSSKGKSAPRAKAHLDLAGFLKDQGDAAGALANAKIAHEIYQEVYPADHEDAVRAAEIVAELSRE
- a CDS encoding glycine C-acetyltransferase codes for the protein MADKFAFIDEEMDRLAGEGLKIRLRTMDSAADGWMVVDGRRVLNFCTNNYLGLANDARLKDAAKRAVDTWGVGPAAVRSIAGTQALHVEVERRLAAFKGVEDALFVQSGFCANQAVIPALVGKEDGIFSDELNHASIIDGCRLSRAKIVVFQHNDPEDCERIVRENIGQFRRTMLISDGVFSMDGDIAPLDRYHAIAEKYGCVAMVDDAHGEGVLGGGRGIVHHFGLQGRFDVEVGTLSKAFGVVGGVVAGKKRIVDFIRQKARPFLFSSATTPADTAACLAAVDILESSSDLVDRLWSNAEYLKAGFAKLGFDTGVTQTPIVPLMLGEAPLAQKFSARLFEEGLFAMAIGFPTVPRGKARIRVMNTAAHTRADLDLAQGIFARVGRELGVIESA
- a CDS encoding glycosyltransferase family 39 protein, which produces MADAARPRYTLEAALAFVLFACAGLAIIWATRTHLVVGCESDGHYIMAGYVRCGEMGLYVQMGKGTWPWLYPFVVGHLAGIIGAATYWVGKFVTLAAGAGIVALVAHAASREIPGRARWIAPVVVAANPQFLMYSTLASTDVFAALFVALGLWFGARAAAHDGGPRDAALAGAAWAIAGLARYQYVPPAPFALAAIALAVPSVRRRGPMMAGAFALAWLGVSSIGLVGGFANLSDAFGWSQVLGRAENIPNSVGALDWSLNSAWRVVKAYALAVDFVAWHVAYYPLLGLVAFSVAARRNVWRLRQLAAVGIPLTAYFVAVGWFVSMDGNTDLRRVFLPFIPATAVVFAAGAERVLRSSGARFVGWLLVPTLVAFHVNGFFIEYPLLHVWPEGHPVAARHAWTGQCLVRSIQCPAPTEEIEEVRIAREFARREQPGCRLTVTNSVPASIELPLAYACPPGSPPCEKDTGLDNAAMGKLVEHFASREPARFVLEFPQEGTTRLTPGEAIGSRGLFELTEKPPVPPARVFEIDPR
- a CDS encoding UDP-3-O-acyl-N-acetylglucosamine deacetylase, with amino-acid sequence MNGQHTLNASVTCRGVGLHTGCPVNLTVHPAPPDTGIQFVRTDLEGRQRVKAGPETVTSTSFATTVSGRGFFISTVEHLMSALVGMGIDNATVEIDAEEVPIMDGSAAPFAHLFAGVGLKTQSKLRRYMMITKPVVIREADKHVALYPYDGFRVEYEIEFDHAFIGRQSYAIDLDPDAYLREVAPARTFGFLNELAMMKANGFAAGGSLDNAIVLGNFNVINKGGLRYPDEFVRHKILDAVGDLFMTGLPVLGRLVAFRSGHGLNNRLARRLMTETGSWRIAEFPSEREQSFAAEVAVAAWAR
- a CDS encoding response regulator; translation: MEEFDRVLRALRDGGIVEGEAVSRLARPYWDRNEELARLWDEGIRPNLNAIVGSPTGRPGAYDASVAVEARLDDFADRADALAKSLRGRTANARAVLGTLAVAFAFANGILVFLGFRYASRRIVGPVLQTAAAARRASAGDFSVIVTNRTNDELSHLADAFNAMTKHISVLLDRLEQRRRHAETLSQSLPLGVVLLDENLAVVRANDTFRDLLANETGAAAADAQRAIVSSVDLSASLNDVLATGESMRGRRFDWPTAGGAKAVRMTAARANLSGDESAALIVVLEDLTEEDGLKTAARLADEEMRRSEAKYQRLVEGLRQKYFFYRHGTDGRFTYVSPSVEDVLGYSPGEFLADFRTFLTDHPVNIEVERFTERSIAGIGQPPYVLEILAREGGPRWLEVLEVPVFRGDGAVECVEGIAHDITDGRRAEETKSFKLEVEAAISRAAKRYLTQTSLDGAIDRTLEEIGTLCGAARGGLYRFDLEDRTMSNTNEWCAEGLSSQKEQLQRIPLARFPRSLEHISRGDSIHIPDARQTDGDFEDLRRLMLKLNVDSAVVLPVLVAGKLSGALAFSGVPHARCGDSSNIDMLLLLAEVTGIALENEAAKTRASNLEHQLVHSQKMEAVGRLAGGVAHDFNNLLQVILGFAELIHLALDPNSPIRDDLNEIVRAAETAKNLTKQLLAFSRKQILEPRVLDLGKTVSSSLKMLGRLIGEDIEIAFVEVPDLWKTEADPAQIDQILANLAINARDAMPTGGRLTIETSNHVFDEDYCRDQPDVKLGEFVVLAVSDTGIGMPPEVRDRIFEPFFTTKERGRGTGLGLASVYGVVKQHNGFVNVYSEPGRGTTFRIYFPRSEKCEATGEMVEAQRTLGGNETVLLVEDQDMVRGLARRMLMQGGYQVLDTQNGRDALDLTSGFHGTIHLLLTDVVMPGMSGKDLYSHLSRQVHDLRVVYMSGYTGNAIVHHGVLDPGIVFVSKPFSKNDLLSAVRTALDRDVASG